The following proteins are encoded in a genomic region of Arachis stenosperma cultivar V10309 chromosome 4, arast.V10309.gnm1.PFL2, whole genome shotgun sequence:
- the LOC130974105 gene encoding phytochrome B-2 isoform X2, which translates to MASASRATNRVPHHQHQNQHQQQQQQQHPTASSSKRTVVHNTNDASISKAIAQYTEDARLHAVFEQSGESGKSFDYSHSVRHTSESVPEHQITAYLLKIQRGGLIQPFGCMIAVDEPSFRILGYSENARDMLGISPQSVPTLERLPGSHEEALTIGTDVRSLFTPSSSTLLERAFGAREITLLNPIWIHSRNSGKPFYGILHRIDVGIVIDLEPARTEDPALSIAGAVQSQKLAVRAISQLQSLPGGDVKLLCDTVVESVRELTGYDRVMVYKFHEDEHGEVVAESKRPDLEPYIGLHYPATDIPQASRFLFKQNRVRMIVDCNASPLRVVQDEALVQPLCLVGSTLRAPHGCHAQYMANMGSIASLVMAVIINANDEEAVGRRSSMRLWGLVVCHHTSARCIPFPLRYASEFLMQAFGLQLNMELQLASQSLEKRVLRTQTLLCDMLLRDSPTGIVTQSPSIMDLVRCDGAALYYQGNYYPLGVTPTESQIRDIIEWLLAYHGDSTGLSTDSLGDAGYPGAASLGDAVCGMAVAYITEGDFLFWFRSHTAKEIKWGGAKHHPEDKDDGQRMHPRSSFKAFLEVVKSRSLPWDNAEMDAIHSLQLILRDSFRDAEHSNSKAVMHSHLADFELQGVDELSSVAREMVRLIETATAPIFAVDVDGRINGWNAKVAELTGLPVDEAMGKSLVHDLVYKEFEETVDKLLSRALRGEEDKNVEIKLKTFGPENQNGAVFVVVNACSSKDYTNNIVGVCFVGQDVTGQKVVMDKFINIQGDYKAIVHSPNPLIPPIFASDDNTCCLEWNAAMEKLTGWGRADVIGKMLVGEVFGSCCQLKGSDALTKFMIVLHNSLGGQDTDKFPFSFLDRHGKYVQAFLTANKRVNMDGQIIGAFCFLQIASPDLQQALKIQKQQEKNCYARMKELAYICQEIKNPLSGIRFTNSLLEATGLTDEQKQFLETSTACEKQMSKIIQDVDLASIEDGLTVMFRRLW; encoded by the exons ATGGCCTCAGCAAGCAGAGCAACAAACAGAGTTCCCCACCACCAACACCAAAACCAACaccaacagcaacaacaacaacagcacCCCACAGCATCTTCATCAAAACGCACTGTCGTACACAACACGAACGACGCGTCAATAAGCAAGGCCATAGCGCAGTACACAGAAGACGCCCGCCTCCACGCCGTTTTCGAGCAGTCCGGCGAGTCCGGCAAGTCCTTCGACTACTCCCACTCCGTCCGCCACACCTCCGAGTCCGTACCGGAGCACCAGATCACCGCTTACCTACTGAAGATCCAGCGCGGCGGCCTCATCCAGCCTTTCGGCTGTATGATTGCCGTCGACGAGCCGTCCTTCCGCATCCTCGGATACTCCGAGAACGCTCGGGACATGCTCGGCATATCACCGCAGTCAGTCCCAACTCTCGAACGTCTCCCCGGATCCCACGAGGAGGCGCTCACAATTGGTACTGACGTGCGCAGTCTTTTCACCCCCTCCAGCAGCACCCTGCTAGAGAGGGCGTTTGGGGCGCGAGAGATCACGCTCCTCAACCCAATTTGGATCCATTCCCGGAATTCCGGCAAGCCTTTTTATGGAATCTTGCACCGAATCGATGTTGGAATCGTCATCGATTTGGAGCCTGCTAGGACTGAGGACCCTGCACTGTCAATTGCAGGGGCTGTTCAGTCCCAGAAGCTAGCTGTTCGAGCTATTTCGCAGCTTCAGTCGCTTCCCGGAGGCGATGTGAAGCTTCTTTGTGACACTGTTGTGGAGAGTGTGAGAGAATTGACCGGTTATGATAGGGTGATGGTGTACAAATTTCATGAGGATGAGCATGGTGAGGTTGTTGCTGAGAGTAAGAGGCCTGATTTGGAGCCTTATATTGGTTTGCATTACCCTGCTACTGATATACCGCAGGCTTCGAGGTTCTTGTTCAAGCAGAATAGAGTTAGGATGATTGTAGATTGCAATGCTTCGCCATTGAGGGTGGTGCAGGATGAGGCCCTTGTGCAGCCCTTGTGTTTGGTTGGCTCCACCCTGCGCGCACCACACGGTTGCCACGCTCAGTATATGGCGAATATGGGGTCGATTGCTTCGTTGGTTATGGCTGTTATCATCAATGCTAATGATGAGGAGGCTGTTGGCCGCCGCAGCTCAATGAGGCTGTGGGGATTGGTTGTTTGCCACCACACTTCGGCCAGGTGTATACCTTTTCCCTTGAGGTATGCTTCTGAATTCTTGATGCAGGCCTTTGGGCTGCAGCTGAATATGGAGCTTCAATTGGCTTCGCAGTCATTGGAGAAGCGAGTTTTGAGGACGCAAACTCTGTTGTGTGACATGCTTCTTAGGGACTCGCCCACTGGCATTGTTACTCAGAGTCCTAGTATTATGGATTTGGTGCGGTGTGATGGAGCAGCTTTGTACTACCAAGGAAACTACTATCCATTGGGTGTAACACCTACTGAATCTCAAATAAGGGATATTATAGAGTGGTTGTTGGCATACCATGGAGATTCGACGGGTTTGAGTACTGATAGTCTGGGTGATGCTGGGTATCCTGGTGCTGCCTCGCTTGGGGATGCTGTTTGTGGGATGGCTGTTGCATATATCACTGAAGGGGATTTTCTTTTCTGGTTTAGGTCTCACACAGCAAAAGAGATCAAATGGGGTGGTGCAAAGCATCATCCTGAGGATAAGGATGATGGGCAGAGAATGCATCCTCGTTCTTCGTTTAAGGCATTTTTGGAAGTGGTGAAAAGCCGGAGTTTGCCGTGGGATAACGCAGAAATGGATGCGATTCACTCTTTGCAGCTTATTCTGCGAGACTCATTTAGAGATGCCGAGCATAGCAACTCAAAGGCTGTTATGCATTCGCATCTGGCGGATTTTGAGTTGCAAGGGGTGGATGAGCTAAGTTCTGTGGCGAGAGAAATGGTCAGATTGATAGAAACTGCCACTGCTCCCATATTCGCTGTTGACGTTGATGGCCGCATAAATGGGTGGAATGCAAAGGTTGCAGAATTGACAGGGCTTCCAGTCGACGAGGCTATGGGGAAGTCACTGGTTCATGATCTTGTGTACAAGGAGTTTGAAGAAACTGTAGACAAGCTTCTCTCTCGCGCTCTAAGAG GTGAAGAAGATAAGAATGTTGAGATAAAATTGAAGACATTTGGCCCAGAAAATCAAAATGGTGCAGTTTTTGTAGTGGTGAATGCTTGCTCCAGCAAGGATTATACAAATAATATAGTTGGAGTATGCTTTGTTGGTCAGGACGTTACTGGTCAGAAGGTTGTAATGGACAAATTCATCAACATACAAGGTGACTACAAGGCTATCGTACATAGCCCAAATCCATTGATCCCCCCAATTTTTGCATCGGATGATAACACTTGTTGCTTAGAGTGGAATGCAGCCATGGAAAAGCTTACTGGTTGGGGGCGTGCAGATGTAATTGGAAAGATGTTGGTTGGAGAGGTTTTCGGTAGTTGCTGTCAGTTAAAGGGCTCGGATGCTTTAACAAAGTTCATGATTGTGTTGCACAATTCCCTTGGTGGACAAGATACCGACAAGTTCCCTTTTTCATTTCTTGACCGGCACGGAAAATATGTGCAAGCTTTCTTGACTGCAAATAAGAGGGTTAACATGGATGGTCAGATTATTGGAGCTTTTTGCTTTTTGCAAATTGCAAGTCCTGATCTTCAACAGGCTCTGAAAATACAGAAGCAACAAGAGAAGAATTGCTATGCTAGGATGAAAGAGTTAGCCTATATTTGTCAAGAAATAAAGAATCCACTGAGTGGCATACGCTTTACAAACTCTCTTTTGGAGGCTACTGGATTGACCGATGAACAAAAGCAGTTTCTTGAGACTAGTACTGCATGTGAGAAGCAAATGTCAAAAATAATACAGGATGTTGACTTGGCAAGCATTGAAGATGG GTTGACTGTCATGTTTCGCAGGCTTTGGTAG
- the LOC130974105 gene encoding phytochrome B-2 isoform X1 codes for MASASRATNRVPHHQHQNQHQQQQQQQHPTASSSKRTVVHNTNDASISKAIAQYTEDARLHAVFEQSGESGKSFDYSHSVRHTSESVPEHQITAYLLKIQRGGLIQPFGCMIAVDEPSFRILGYSENARDMLGISPQSVPTLERLPGSHEEALTIGTDVRSLFTPSSSTLLERAFGAREITLLNPIWIHSRNSGKPFYGILHRIDVGIVIDLEPARTEDPALSIAGAVQSQKLAVRAISQLQSLPGGDVKLLCDTVVESVRELTGYDRVMVYKFHEDEHGEVVAESKRPDLEPYIGLHYPATDIPQASRFLFKQNRVRMIVDCNASPLRVVQDEALVQPLCLVGSTLRAPHGCHAQYMANMGSIASLVMAVIINANDEEAVGRRSSMRLWGLVVCHHTSARCIPFPLRYASEFLMQAFGLQLNMELQLASQSLEKRVLRTQTLLCDMLLRDSPTGIVTQSPSIMDLVRCDGAALYYQGNYYPLGVTPTESQIRDIIEWLLAYHGDSTGLSTDSLGDAGYPGAASLGDAVCGMAVAYITEGDFLFWFRSHTAKEIKWGGAKHHPEDKDDGQRMHPRSSFKAFLEVVKSRSLPWDNAEMDAIHSLQLILRDSFRDAEHSNSKAVMHSHLADFELQGVDELSSVAREMVRLIETATAPIFAVDVDGRINGWNAKVAELTGLPVDEAMGKSLVHDLVYKEFEETVDKLLSRALRGEEDKNVEIKLKTFGPENQNGAVFVVVNACSSKDYTNNIVGVCFVGQDVTGQKVVMDKFINIQGDYKAIVHSPNPLIPPIFASDDNTCCLEWNAAMEKLTGWGRADVIGKMLVGEVFGSCCQLKGSDALTKFMIVLHNSLGGQDTDKFPFSFLDRHGKYVQAFLTANKRVNMDGQIIGAFCFLQIASPDLQQALKIQKQQEKNCYARMKELAYICQEIKNPLSGIRFTNSLLEATGLTDEQKQFLETSTACEKQMSKIIQDVDLASIEDGSMELEKGEFLLGNVINAVVSQVMLLLRERNLQLIRDIPEEIKTLAVYGDQLRIQQVLADFLLNMVRYAPSPDGWVEIHVHPRIKQISDGLTLLHAEFRMVCPGEGIPPELVQDMFHSSRWVTQEGLGLSMSRKILKLMNGEVQYIREAERCYFFVLLELPVTRRTYSKIVN; via the exons ATGGCCTCAGCAAGCAGAGCAACAAACAGAGTTCCCCACCACCAACACCAAAACCAACaccaacagcaacaacaacaacagcacCCCACAGCATCTTCATCAAAACGCACTGTCGTACACAACACGAACGACGCGTCAATAAGCAAGGCCATAGCGCAGTACACAGAAGACGCCCGCCTCCACGCCGTTTTCGAGCAGTCCGGCGAGTCCGGCAAGTCCTTCGACTACTCCCACTCCGTCCGCCACACCTCCGAGTCCGTACCGGAGCACCAGATCACCGCTTACCTACTGAAGATCCAGCGCGGCGGCCTCATCCAGCCTTTCGGCTGTATGATTGCCGTCGACGAGCCGTCCTTCCGCATCCTCGGATACTCCGAGAACGCTCGGGACATGCTCGGCATATCACCGCAGTCAGTCCCAACTCTCGAACGTCTCCCCGGATCCCACGAGGAGGCGCTCACAATTGGTACTGACGTGCGCAGTCTTTTCACCCCCTCCAGCAGCACCCTGCTAGAGAGGGCGTTTGGGGCGCGAGAGATCACGCTCCTCAACCCAATTTGGATCCATTCCCGGAATTCCGGCAAGCCTTTTTATGGAATCTTGCACCGAATCGATGTTGGAATCGTCATCGATTTGGAGCCTGCTAGGACTGAGGACCCTGCACTGTCAATTGCAGGGGCTGTTCAGTCCCAGAAGCTAGCTGTTCGAGCTATTTCGCAGCTTCAGTCGCTTCCCGGAGGCGATGTGAAGCTTCTTTGTGACACTGTTGTGGAGAGTGTGAGAGAATTGACCGGTTATGATAGGGTGATGGTGTACAAATTTCATGAGGATGAGCATGGTGAGGTTGTTGCTGAGAGTAAGAGGCCTGATTTGGAGCCTTATATTGGTTTGCATTACCCTGCTACTGATATACCGCAGGCTTCGAGGTTCTTGTTCAAGCAGAATAGAGTTAGGATGATTGTAGATTGCAATGCTTCGCCATTGAGGGTGGTGCAGGATGAGGCCCTTGTGCAGCCCTTGTGTTTGGTTGGCTCCACCCTGCGCGCACCACACGGTTGCCACGCTCAGTATATGGCGAATATGGGGTCGATTGCTTCGTTGGTTATGGCTGTTATCATCAATGCTAATGATGAGGAGGCTGTTGGCCGCCGCAGCTCAATGAGGCTGTGGGGATTGGTTGTTTGCCACCACACTTCGGCCAGGTGTATACCTTTTCCCTTGAGGTATGCTTCTGAATTCTTGATGCAGGCCTTTGGGCTGCAGCTGAATATGGAGCTTCAATTGGCTTCGCAGTCATTGGAGAAGCGAGTTTTGAGGACGCAAACTCTGTTGTGTGACATGCTTCTTAGGGACTCGCCCACTGGCATTGTTACTCAGAGTCCTAGTATTATGGATTTGGTGCGGTGTGATGGAGCAGCTTTGTACTACCAAGGAAACTACTATCCATTGGGTGTAACACCTACTGAATCTCAAATAAGGGATATTATAGAGTGGTTGTTGGCATACCATGGAGATTCGACGGGTTTGAGTACTGATAGTCTGGGTGATGCTGGGTATCCTGGTGCTGCCTCGCTTGGGGATGCTGTTTGTGGGATGGCTGTTGCATATATCACTGAAGGGGATTTTCTTTTCTGGTTTAGGTCTCACACAGCAAAAGAGATCAAATGGGGTGGTGCAAAGCATCATCCTGAGGATAAGGATGATGGGCAGAGAATGCATCCTCGTTCTTCGTTTAAGGCATTTTTGGAAGTGGTGAAAAGCCGGAGTTTGCCGTGGGATAACGCAGAAATGGATGCGATTCACTCTTTGCAGCTTATTCTGCGAGACTCATTTAGAGATGCCGAGCATAGCAACTCAAAGGCTGTTATGCATTCGCATCTGGCGGATTTTGAGTTGCAAGGGGTGGATGAGCTAAGTTCTGTGGCGAGAGAAATGGTCAGATTGATAGAAACTGCCACTGCTCCCATATTCGCTGTTGACGTTGATGGCCGCATAAATGGGTGGAATGCAAAGGTTGCAGAATTGACAGGGCTTCCAGTCGACGAGGCTATGGGGAAGTCACTGGTTCATGATCTTGTGTACAAGGAGTTTGAAGAAACTGTAGACAAGCTTCTCTCTCGCGCTCTAAGAG GTGAAGAAGATAAGAATGTTGAGATAAAATTGAAGACATTTGGCCCAGAAAATCAAAATGGTGCAGTTTTTGTAGTGGTGAATGCTTGCTCCAGCAAGGATTATACAAATAATATAGTTGGAGTATGCTTTGTTGGTCAGGACGTTACTGGTCAGAAGGTTGTAATGGACAAATTCATCAACATACAAGGTGACTACAAGGCTATCGTACATAGCCCAAATCCATTGATCCCCCCAATTTTTGCATCGGATGATAACACTTGTTGCTTAGAGTGGAATGCAGCCATGGAAAAGCTTACTGGTTGGGGGCGTGCAGATGTAATTGGAAAGATGTTGGTTGGAGAGGTTTTCGGTAGTTGCTGTCAGTTAAAGGGCTCGGATGCTTTAACAAAGTTCATGATTGTGTTGCACAATTCCCTTGGTGGACAAGATACCGACAAGTTCCCTTTTTCATTTCTTGACCGGCACGGAAAATATGTGCAAGCTTTCTTGACTGCAAATAAGAGGGTTAACATGGATGGTCAGATTATTGGAGCTTTTTGCTTTTTGCAAATTGCAAGTCCTGATCTTCAACAGGCTCTGAAAATACAGAAGCAACAAGAGAAGAATTGCTATGCTAGGATGAAAGAGTTAGCCTATATTTGTCAAGAAATAAAGAATCCACTGAGTGGCATACGCTTTACAAACTCTCTTTTGGAGGCTACTGGATTGACCGATGAACAAAAGCAGTTTCTTGAGACTAGTACTGCATGTGAGAAGCAAATGTCAAAAATAATACAGGATGTTGACTTGGCAAGCATTGAAGATGG ATCAATGGAGCTTGAAAAGGGAGAATTCTTGCTTGGAAACGTCATCAATGCTGTTGTCAGCCAAGTAATGTTATTACTAAGAGAGAGAAATTTACAGTTGATTCGTGATATACCTGAAGAAATCAAGACGTTGGCTGTTTATGGTGATCAGTTGAGGATTCAACAAGTCTTGGCTGATTTCTTATTGAATATGGTGCGCTATGCGCCTTCTCCAGATGGGTGGGTAGAGATTCATGTACATCCAAGAATAAAACAAATCTCCGACGGGCTTACTCTTCTCCATGCTGAATTTAG GATGGTATGTCCTGGTGAAGGTATTCCTCCTGAATTGGTTCAAGACATGTTCCATAGCAGTCGTTGGGTGACTCAAGAAGGCTTAGGTCTGAGCATGAGCCGGAAGATTCTAAAGTTAATGAATGGTGAAGTCCAATATATCAGGGAGGCAGAAAGATGCTATTTCTTCGTTCTTCTTGAACTACCTGTAACACGGAGAACTTACTCTAAAATTGTTAACTAG